One Heptranchias perlo isolate sHepPer1 unplaced genomic scaffold, sHepPer1.hap1 HAP1_SCAFFOLD_1044, whole genome shotgun sequence genomic window carries:
- the LOC137307554 gene encoding transmembrane emp24 domain-containing protein 10-like has product NGRWAWARNPLPWKPRRNRATRERPQARLPVPGLRPSPPPPALLLPLAALNQLLAAGAISFQLPSNARKCLREEIHKDRLVTDSSGHILCSKEEATKGKFAFTTDDYDMFEICFESRLPPGHFRVPDQLIILNTKHGVEAKNYEDIAKAEKLKPLEVELRRLEDLSESIVNDFASMKQREEEMRDTNGWDSITPIKRCRCCSNRPVTVNSTSQYTGEQRPRHHTTLPRQPLQDTPDHRHGYHHHTRGHHPPGTWFILL; this is encoded by the exons AACGGTCGCTGGGCCTGGGCCCGGAATCCGTTGCCCTGGAAACCGCGCAGGAACCGAGCGACCCGAGAGCGGCCTcaggcccgactcccagtccccggc ctcaggccctcacctcctccccccgccctgctcctgcccctcgccGCCCTGAACCAGCTGCTGGCCGCCGGCGCCATCTCCTTCCAGCTGCCGTCCAACGCCAGGAAGTGTCTGCGGGAGGAGATCCACAAGGACAGGCTG gtgacggACTCCTCCGGCCACATCCTGTGCTCTAAGGAGGAGGCGACTAAGGGCAAATTCGCCTTCACCACTGACGACTACGACATGTTCGAGATCTGCTTCGAGAGCCGCCTGCCCCCGG GCCATTTTCGAGTTCCTGACCAGCTGATTATTCTCAACACCAAACATGGAGTTGAAGCCAAGAACTATGAAGAT atcgccaaggcggagaagctgaagccacttgaggtggagctgcgacgattggaggatctgtcagagtcgatcgtcaatgactttgcctccatgaagcagcgagaggaagagatgagggacaccaatg gctgggacagcatcacaccaatcaaaagatgtcgttgttgttcaaacaggccagtcacggtgaacagcacgtcccagtacactggagaacagcgtccacgacaccacacaaccctgccacggcaacctctgcaagacacgccagatcatcgacacggataccaccatcacacgagaggacaccacccaccaggtacatggttcatactcctgtga